A DNA window from Citrobacter tructae contains the following coding sequences:
- a CDS encoding helix-turn-helix transcriptional regulator, whose protein sequence is MLPGRCKNAIIISKLPIIQTGLKGVMKGQFSDYELTYCRSVEELTLLQLRCSDLVIADLTGECTNPRSICEQYYSLLSQYRDIHWVFLVSRLFYPLAVELLMCPVSSLLSDAESIESLVNVIHAGNTRAERISKTLLSPPIASEMLEHSARSIVLTLSERKVLRLLGKGWGINQIAMLLKKSNKTISAQKNSAMRRLSVHSNAEMYAWINSSQGARELNLPSVYGETTEWKAEVVKEMSHW, encoded by the coding sequence ATGTTGCCAGGACGCTGCAAGAACGCAATTATCATTAGTAAATTACCAATCATACAAACTGGGCTTAAAGGCGTGATGAAAGGGCAGTTCTCCGATTATGAACTGACCTACTGCCGCTCCGTAGAAGAGCTTACTTTGCTGCAGTTGCGCTGCTCTGATCTGGTGATTGCCGATTTAACCGGGGAGTGTACTAACCCGCGTTCAATCTGCGAACAATACTATTCTTTATTGTCTCAATACCGCGATATCCACTGGGTTTTTCTCGTTTCACGCCTGTTTTATCCTCTGGCCGTTGAATTGCTCATGTGCCCTGTTAGTTCATTGTTATCTGATGCGGAATCGATTGAAAGTTTAGTGAATGTTATTCATGCGGGGAATACTCGCGCGGAGAGAATCAGCAAGACGCTGCTCTCTCCGCCAATAGCATCTGAAATGCTGGAGCATAGCGCACGGTCAATTGTTCTCACGCTTTCTGAAAGAAAAGTGTTACGGCTATTGGGAAAAGGCTGGGGAATTAACCAGATTGCGATGTTACTGAAGAAAAGTAATAAAACAATCAGCGCTCAGAAAAATAGCGCGATGCGTCGCTTGTCTGTCCATAGCAACGCAGAAATGTATGCTTGGATAAACAGTTCTCAAGGAGCACGAGAACTGAATTTACCTTCAGTTTATGGAGAAACCACGGAATGGAAAGCAGAAGTAGTAAAAGAAATGTCGCACTGGTAG
- a CDS encoding threonine/serine ThrE exporter family protein, whose protein sequence is MQTEQSSQRTVTRLCIQCGLFLLQHGAESALVDELSTRLGLALGMDSVESAISSNAIVLTTIKDGQCLTSTRKNHDRGINMHVVTEVQHIVILAEHKLLDIKGVEKRFSQIKPLRYPRWLVAFMVGLSCACFCKLNKGGWDGAVITFFASMVAMYIRQILASRHLHPQINFCITAFVATTISGLLLTLPTFNHTPTVAMAASVLLLVPGFPLINSVADMFKGHINTGLARWAIASLLTLATCIGVVMSMTLWGLRGWA, encoded by the coding sequence ATGCAAACAGAGCAGTCGTCACAGCGAACGGTTACACGGTTATGTATACAGTGCGGACTTTTTTTACTGCAACACGGGGCGGAAAGCGCTCTGGTTGACGAACTCTCCACCCGCCTCGGTCTGGCACTTGGCATGGACAGCGTAGAAAGCGCGATCTCCTCTAACGCCATCGTCCTGACCACCATTAAAGACGGGCAATGCCTGACATCGACTCGAAAAAATCACGATCGCGGCATTAATATGCACGTTGTGACCGAAGTTCAGCATATCGTTATTTTGGCCGAGCACAAGTTGCTGGATATTAAAGGCGTTGAGAAGCGCTTTAGCCAGATTAAGCCGCTGCGCTATCCAAGATGGCTGGTTGCCTTCATGGTCGGTTTGTCCTGCGCCTGTTTTTGTAAGCTCAATAAGGGGGGCTGGGATGGCGCGGTAATCACCTTTTTCGCCAGCATGGTCGCTATGTATATCCGCCAGATTCTGGCCTCCCGGCATTTGCATCCGCAAATCAACTTCTGTATCACCGCCTTTGTAGCTACAACAATTTCTGGTCTGCTGCTGACTCTGCCAACGTTTAATCACACCCCTACCGTAGCCATGGCGGCCAGCGTACTGCTGCTGGTTCCGGGTTTTCCGTTGATCAATTCAGTCGCAGATATGTTTAAGGGTCACATCAACACGGGTCTTGCGCGCTGGGCCATTGCCAGTCTGCTGACGTTAGCGACCTGCATTGGCGTAGTAATGTCGATGACCCTGTGGGGACTTCGCGGATGGGCATAA
- a CDS encoding threonine/serine exporter, translated as MGIIDFILALMQDMILSAIPAVGFAMVFNVPHRALPWCALLGALGHGSRMAMMTAGFNIEWSTFMASLLVGCIGIQWSRWYLAHPKVFTVAAVIPMFPGISAYTAMISAVKIGHFGYSEELMITLLTNFLKASSIVGALSIGLSVPGLWLYRKRPRV; from the coding sequence ATGGGCATAATCGATTTCATTTTGGCACTCATGCAGGACATGATCCTCTCGGCGATCCCCGCCGTAGGCTTTGCCATGGTATTTAACGTACCGCATCGGGCACTCCCCTGGTGTGCGTTACTCGGCGCACTCGGGCATGGTTCACGAATGGCCATGATGACCGCAGGATTCAACATTGAATGGTCAACCTTTATGGCTTCCCTGTTGGTTGGCTGCATCGGGATCCAGTGGTCGCGCTGGTATCTGGCGCATCCGAAAGTCTTCACCGTCGCGGCGGTGATCCCCATGTTTCCAGGAATTTCCGCCTACACCGCGATGATATCTGCTGTAAAAATCGGTCATTTCGGCTATAGCGAGGAACTGATGATTACTCTGCTGACTAACTTTCTGAAAGCCTCATCGATTGTGGGCGCACTGTCCATCGGGCTTTCCGTGCCGGGGTTATGGCTGTATCGCAAACGCCCGCGCGTGTGA
- the dnaT gene encoding primosomal protein DnaT: MSCKVLTPDVIGIDALLHDHNAVLAKSASGAVAVFANNVPAFYAVTPARLAELLALEEKLSRPGSDVTLDAQFYEEPQAVPVAVPMGKFPMYADWQPDADFQRQAALWGVALREPVTAEELASFVAYWQAEGKVFHHIQWQQKLARSIQIGRASNGGMPKRDVNSVSEPDSHIPPGFRG, translated from the coding sequence ATGTCCTGCAAAGTTTTGACGCCAGACGTCATCGGTATTGACGCCTTATTACACGATCACAACGCGGTGCTGGCAAAGTCAGCATCTGGCGCGGTGGCCGTTTTCGCCAACAATGTGCCCGCCTTTTACGCAGTAACCCCTGCCAGGTTGGCTGAACTATTGGCGCTTGAAGAAAAGCTGTCACGCCCGGGAAGCGATGTAACATTGGATGCGCAGTTTTATGAAGAGCCGCAAGCGGTACCTGTTGCCGTGCCAATGGGGAAATTTCCGATGTACGCTGACTGGCAGCCCGATGCTGACTTTCAGCGCCAGGCCGCCTTGTGGGGCGTAGCGCTCAGAGAGCCGGTTACCGCCGAAGAACTGGCCTCATTTGTCGCCTACTGGCAGGCCGAAGGTAAAGTTTTTCACCATATTCAGTGGCAGCAAAAACTGGCGCGCAGCATCCAGATTGGCCGGGCCAGCAATGGCGGAATGCCGAAGCGCGATGTGAACAGTGTCAGCGAACCTGACAGCCATATTCCACCGGGTTTTAGAGGATAA
- the dnaC gene encoding DNA replication protein DnaC, with the protein MKNVGDLMKRLQKMMPPNVEPAFKTGEELLAWQKEQGEIRAAALARENRAMKMQRTFNRSGIRPLHQNCSFENYRVECEGQMNALSKARQYVEEFDGNIASFIFSGKPGTGKNHLAAAICNELLLRGKSVLIITVADIMSAMKETFSNRETSEEQLLNDLSNVDLLVIDEIGMQTESRYEKVIINQIVDRRSSSKRPTGMLTNSNMDEMNKLLGERVMDRMRLGNSLWVIFNWESYRSRVTGKEY; encoded by the coding sequence ATGAAAAACGTTGGCGACCTGATGAAACGTCTGCAAAAAATGATGCCGCCCAATGTCGAGCCCGCATTCAAAACGGGCGAGGAATTGCTGGCGTGGCAAAAAGAACAAGGTGAAATCCGTGCAGCGGCGCTAGCTCGCGAGAATCGGGCCATGAAAATGCAGCGCACGTTCAACCGCTCCGGTATCCGCCCGCTGCACCAGAACTGCTCGTTTGAGAACTATCGGGTCGAGTGCGAAGGGCAAATGAACGCTCTGAGCAAAGCCCGTCAGTATGTTGAAGAGTTTGATGGCAACATCGCCAGCTTTATCTTCTCCGGCAAGCCAGGCACCGGAAAAAACCATCTGGCCGCCGCCATCTGCAACGAACTGTTGCTGCGCGGCAAGTCGGTGCTGATCATTACCGTGGCTGACATCATGTCGGCGATGAAAGAGACGTTCAGCAATCGTGAAACCAGCGAGGAGCAGTTGCTCAACGATCTCAGCAACGTAGATCTGTTGGTGATCGACGAGATCGGCATGCAGACCGAATCCCGCTATGAAAAAGTGATCATCAATCAGATCGTCGATCGTCGTTCTTCCTCCAAGCGCCCGACCGGCATGCTGACAAACAGCAATATGGATGAAATGAACAAACTGCTGGGTGAACGCGTGATGGATCGTATGCGACTCGGCAATAGCCTGTGGGTGATTTTTAACTGGGAAAGCTATCGCAGTCGCGTAACCGGCAAAGAGTATTAA
- a CDS encoding DUF2501 domain-containing protein, which produces MMKTTKRLLCCAVAASTLISTSVFAASWQDSLSSAAGELSKQSTGSQGSTSLSSLTSLLSSNQSLTSNSMNNAAGILEYCAKQKLASVTDTEKVKNQVLDKLGLGATEQKKDTNYLDGIQGLLNAKDGQQLNLDTIGNSSLAKQVKTKACDLVLKQGMNFIS; this is translated from the coding sequence ATGATGAAAACAACCAAACGTCTGCTGTGCTGTGCGGTTGCCGCCAGCACGCTGATCTCCACCAGCGTTTTCGCTGCCTCCTGGCAGGATTCGCTCTCCAGCGCGGCTGGCGAACTGAGTAAGCAAAGCACCGGTTCACAAGGCAGCACCTCACTCTCGTCCCTGACCAGCCTGCTGAGCAGTAATCAGTCGCTCACCTCAAACAGTATGAATAACGCGGCCGGGATTCTGGAGTATTGTGCAAAACAGAAACTCGCCTCGGTCACCGATACCGAAAAAGTCAAAAATCAGGTGCTGGATAAACTAGGCCTGGGCGCGACGGAGCAGAAAAAAGATACCAACTACCTGGACGGTATTCAGGGCCTGCTCAATGCCAAAGATGGTCAACAACTTAACCTGGACACGATTGGTAACAGCTCGCTGGCAAAGCAAGTCAAAACCAAGGCCTGCGATCTAGTGTTAAAACAGGGTATGAACTTCATTTCCTGA
- the opgB gene encoding phosphatidylglycerol--membrane-oligosaccharide glycerophosphotransferase yields the protein MSELFSITLFLASVLIYAWKAGRNTWWFAATLTVLGIFIVLNITLYASDYFTGDGINDAVLYTLTNSLTGAGLGKYVLPGVGVALVLAAVFGALGWVLRRRRHHPHHVGYSLLALMLALASVDASPAFHQITELVKSQSRDGDPDFATYYKEPSKTIPNPKLNLVYIYGESLERTYFNNDAFPDLTPELGALKSEGMDFSNTMQLPGTDYTIAGMVASQCGIPLFAPFEGNASASVSSFFPNNICLGDILKNSGYQNYFVQGANLRFAGKDVFLKSHGFDHLYGAEELKSVVADPAYRNDWGFYDDTVLDEAWKKFESLSRSGQRFSLFTLTVDTHHPDGFISRSCNRKRYDVDGKINQSFSAVSCSQENIAEFINKIKASPWFKDTVIVVSSDHLAMNNTAWKYLNKQDRNNLFFVLRGDKPQQETLAVKRNTMDNGATVLDILGGDNFIGLGRSSLSSESVSEVFLNIKEKTLAWKPDIIRLWNFPKEMKEFTVDQDKNMISFSGSHFRLPLLLRVSDKRVEPLPESEYSAPLRFQLADFAPRDNFVWIDRCYKMAQLWAPELALSTDWCVSQGQLGGQQIVQHVDKAKWQGKTAFKDTVIDMERYKGNVDTLKIVDNDIRYKADSFIFNVAGAPEEVKQFSGISRPESWGRWSNAQLSEEVKIEYNAPLPKKFDLVITAKAFGDNANRPIPVRVGNEEQTLVLSHDVSTTTLHFDNPADADTLVIVPPDPIATNEGNILGHSPRKLGIGMVEIKVVNVQG from the coding sequence TTGTCTGAATTATTCTCCATCACTCTGTTTCTCGCTTCGGTACTGATTTATGCCTGGAAAGCGGGTCGCAACACCTGGTGGTTTGCCGCCACGTTAACGGTGCTGGGGATTTTTATTGTCCTGAATATCACGCTGTATGCCAGCGACTATTTCACAGGCGATGGCATCAACGACGCGGTGTTATACACACTGACTAACAGCCTGACCGGTGCGGGCCTTGGCAAATATGTTCTGCCAGGCGTCGGGGTTGCGCTGGTGCTGGCTGCTGTCTTTGGCGCACTCGGTTGGGTACTTCGCCGACGTCGTCACCACCCTCATCACGTTGGTTACAGCCTGTTGGCGTTGATGCTGGCCCTGGCGTCGGTTGATGCCAGCCCGGCATTTCACCAGATAACCGAACTGGTGAAATCCCAGTCGCGCGATGGCGATCCGGACTTCGCGACGTATTACAAAGAGCCGTCGAAAACCATTCCCAACCCGAAGCTGAATCTGGTGTATATCTACGGCGAAAGCCTGGAGCGCACCTATTTTAACAATGACGCGTTCCCGGATCTGACCCCGGAACTCGGCGCATTAAAAAGCGAAGGAATGGATTTCAGCAATACCATGCAACTTCCGGGGACAGATTACACCATCGCGGGCATGGTCGCCTCGCAGTGTGGCATTCCGCTGTTTGCCCCGTTTGAAGGTAACGCCTCAGCATCGGTTTCCAGCTTCTTCCCGAACAATATTTGCCTCGGCGATATCCTGAAGAACTCCGGCTATCAAAACTACTTTGTGCAGGGGGCCAATCTGCGCTTTGCCGGGAAAGACGTGTTCCTGAAATCCCACGGTTTTGATCATCTGTACGGCGCAGAAGAGTTAAAAAGCGTGGTTGCGGACCCGGCTTACCGTAACGACTGGGGCTTTTACGACGACACGGTGCTGGACGAAGCGTGGAAAAAATTCGAATCACTGTCGCGCTCGGGCCAACGTTTTTCACTGTTTACCCTGACGGTAGACACACATCATCCGGATGGGTTTATCTCACGTAGCTGCAACCGTAAACGCTATGACGTCGACGGAAAGATAAATCAGTCTTTCAGCGCCGTCAGTTGCAGTCAGGAAAACATCGCTGAATTTATTAATAAAATTAAAGCCTCGCCGTGGTTTAAAGATACCGTTATCGTTGTTTCTTCCGATCATCTGGCGATGAACAACACCGCATGGAAGTACCTGAACAAGCAGGATCGCAACAACCTGTTCTTCGTGCTGCGCGGTGACAAACCGCAGCAGGAGACGCTGGCGGTGAAACGCAACACCATGGATAACGGTGCGACCGTCCTGGATATTCTCGGCGGCGATAACTTTATCGGTCTCGGGCGCAGTAGCTTGTCGAGCGAGTCCGTGTCAGAAGTGTTCCTGAATATCAAAGAAAAAACGCTGGCCTGGAAGCCCGATATTATTCGTCTGTGGAATTTCCCGAAAGAGATGAAAGAGTTCACCGTCGACCAAGACAAAAACATGATCTCTTTCTCCGGCAGCCATTTCCGCCTGCCGCTGCTGCTGCGTGTGTCGGATAAACGCGTTGAGCCGCTGCCGGAAAGTGAATACTCTGCCCCACTGCGCTTCCAGCTGGCTGATTTCGCCCCGCGCGATAACTTTGTCTGGATCGACCGCTGCTACAAAATGGCCCAGCTGTGGGCACCGGAGCTGGCGCTCTCCACCGACTGGTGCGTATCGCAAGGACAACTGGGCGGGCAGCAAATCGTGCAACACGTCGATAAAGCTAAATGGCAAGGTAAAACCGCGTTTAAAGATACGGTGATCGACATGGAACGCTACAAAGGTAACGTCGATACGCTGAAAATTGTCGATAACGACATTCGCTACAAAGCCGACAGCTTCATCTTTAACGTGGCAGGCGCGCCGGAAGAGGTGAAACAGTTTAGCGGGATTTCACGCCCCGAATCCTGGGGACGCTGGTCCAATGCACAGCTGAGTGAAGAGGTAAAAATCGAATACAACGCGCCGTTACCAAAGAAATTCGATTTGGTGATCACCGCTAAAGCCTTCGGTGACAACGCTAATCGTCCCATCCCGGTACGCGTCGGCAACGAAGAACAAACGCTGGTGTTAAGCCATGATGTTAGCACCACCACGCTGCATTTTGATAACCCGGCAGACGCCGACACGCTGGTCATTGTCCCGCCCGATCCCATCGCCACCAACGAGGGCAACATTCTGGGCCACTCACCGCGTAAGCTGGGGATCGGGATGGTTGAAATCAAAGTCGTGAACGTGCAAGGGTAA
- a CDS encoding zinc-binding alcohol dehydrogenase family protein: MSTMNTLICQEPKKLVWKERNIPIPGEGEALIKIKSVGICGTDIHAWGGNQPFFSYPRVLGHEICGEIVELGKNIQDLKTGQQVAVIPYMACQQCPACKSGRTNCCEKISVIGVHQDGGFSEYLSVPATNLLDAQGIDPQAAALIEPYAISAHAVRRAAVLPGEQVLVVGAGPIGLGAAAIAKADGAQVVVADTSPARREHVVSRLGLPVVDPSAEDFDAQLRAQFDGSLAQKVIDATGNQHAMNNTVNLIRHGGSIVFVGLFKGDLQFSDPEFHKKETTMMGSRNATPEDFAKVGRLMSEGKLTADIMLTHCYAFAQLAEIYERDVINNRELIKGVITF; this comes from the coding sequence ATGTCTACGATGAATACGCTAATTTGCCAGGAACCTAAAAAATTAGTCTGGAAAGAACGTAATATACCTATTCCGGGTGAGGGTGAGGCATTAATAAAAATAAAATCCGTCGGGATTTGTGGCACCGATATTCATGCCTGGGGCGGCAATCAACCTTTTTTCAGCTATCCGCGAGTGTTAGGTCATGAAATATGTGGCGAAATTGTCGAGCTAGGTAAAAATATACAAGATTTGAAAACAGGTCAGCAAGTTGCGGTTATTCCTTACATGGCGTGTCAGCAGTGTCCGGCGTGTAAGAGCGGGCGCACTAACTGCTGTGAGAAGATTTCGGTAATTGGTGTGCACCAGGATGGTGGCTTCAGTGAATACCTGTCCGTACCGGCGACGAACCTGCTGGATGCGCAGGGCATTGACCCGCAGGCTGCGGCACTGATCGAACCGTATGCCATCAGCGCACATGCGGTGCGCCGGGCTGCCGTACTGCCTGGCGAGCAGGTACTGGTGGTGGGAGCGGGGCCGATTGGTCTTGGCGCGGCGGCGATTGCCAAAGCCGATGGTGCTCAGGTGGTGGTGGCGGATACCAGCCCTGCGCGCCGGGAGCATGTGGTCTCCCGGCTGGGACTTCCGGTTGTCGATCCTTCTGCTGAAGATTTTGATGCGCAGCTACGTGCGCAGTTTGACGGTTCGCTGGCGCAAAAAGTGATTGATGCGACGGGGAATCAGCATGCGATGAATAACACGGTGAATTTGATTCGCCACGGCGGCAGCATTGTGTTTGTTGGATTGTTCAAAGGTGATTTGCAGTTCTCTGACCCCGAGTTCCACAAGAAAGAAACCACCATGATGGGCAGTCGCAACGCCACACCGGAAGACTTCGCCAAAGTTGGCCGCCTGATGTCTGAAGGTAAACTGACGGCGGACATCATGCTTACGCACTGTTACGCGTTTGCCCAGCTTGCAGAAATCTACGAGCGGGATGTGATTAACAACCGTGAGCTGATTAAAGGCGTGATCACGTTCTGA
- a CDS encoding GntR family transcriptional regulator produces MSRSQNLRHNVINQIIDDMARGHIPSPLPSQSALAEMYNISRTTVRHMLSHLGECGVLTQVGSHYVIVRKPDHDDGFDCTTASMTEQNRIFEQAFFTMINQRQLRAGESFSELQLARAAGVSPVVVREYLLKFERYNLIKNEKRGQWSMKQFDQAYAEQLFELREMLETHSLQHFLNLPDDDPRWLQAKTLLERHRMLRDSIGSSFRMFSQLDREFHALLLSAADNIFFNQSLEIISVIFHFHYQWDESDLKQRNIIAIDEHMTILSALICRSDLDATLALCNHLNSAKQSMIRSINQTSDSTH; encoded by the coding sequence ATGAGCCGTTCACAGAACCTACGCCATAATGTGATCAACCAGATAATTGATGACATGGCGCGGGGTCATATTCCTTCTCCTCTCCCTTCGCAAAGCGCGCTGGCAGAGATGTACAACATCAGTCGCACCACCGTACGCCACATGTTGAGCCATTTAGGCGAATGCGGTGTGTTAACGCAGGTGGGCAGCCACTACGTGATCGTGCGTAAACCCGATCATGACGACGGTTTTGACTGCACCACGGCCTCAATGACCGAGCAAAATCGCATTTTTGAGCAGGCCTTTTTCACCATGATTAACCAGCGTCAACTGCGTGCTGGCGAGAGTTTCTCCGAGTTGCAGCTTGCCAGAGCGGCGGGCGTCAGCCCTGTCGTTGTGCGGGAATATCTTTTAAAATTCGAACGTTACAATCTGATTAAAAATGAAAAGCGCGGTCAGTGGAGCATGAAGCAGTTTGATCAAGCCTACGCCGAGCAGTTGTTTGAACTGCGAGAAATGCTGGAAACGCATTCCCTGCAGCATTTCCTGAACCTGCCCGACGATGACCCGCGCTGGCTGCAGGCCAAAACGCTGCTTGAGCGCCACCGGATGCTGCGCGACAGCATTGGCAGTAGCTTTCGTATGTTCTCGCAATTAGACCGAGAGTTCCACGCTCTGCTGCTCTCCGCCGCTGATAATATATTTTTTAATCAATCACTTGAGATTATTTCTGTGATTTTCCATTTCCACTATCAGTGGGATGAAAGCGACCTCAAGCAGCGCAACATCATTGCCATTGATGAACATATGACTATTCTCAGCGCACTGATCTGCCGCAGCGATCTGGATGCCACCCTGGCGCTGTGTAACCATTTGAATTCAGCCAAACAATCGATGATTCGCTCTATTAACCAAACCAGTGACAGCACGCATTAA